Genomic window (Helicobacter sp. MIT 21-1697):
AGAATCCACGAATATGAGCTTATCGCGCGACTAGCTCCGCTCCAAAGACGCTCTGTAAATAAAAAAGGTATCGCTTATGGTGGGCTATGGTATCAAAGTGCGGCGATGTTCGCACACACGAGCGTGTATGTCGCTGTGAATATTAATAATACCAAAGAGCTTTTTATGTATGACAAGAATCATCACTTCATCGGCGTAGCACACAATCTTGATGATGAGGAGATAAGTGCTGAAATGGCGCGCGGTGCGCAAAAAATCTTTAATAAAGAACTCAAAGCCATTAAAAGCAAGATGAAACAAGCGCGAGATGAGATAGAAGCACAATTCCCAGAAATGCTCCTTAAAGCCGCAAAGAAAATGCCAAAAACGCATATTCCTAAACTCAAGGCAATCAATGATAGCAATCTCTATCAAGCAAAGCTTTTAGATGAGGCTAAGAAA
Coding sequences:
- a CDS encoding Mu transposase C-terminal domain-containing protein, with the protein product RIHEYELIARLAPLQRRSVNKKGIAYGGLWYQSAAMFAHTSVYVAVNINNTKELFMYDKNHHFIGVAHNLDDEEISAEMARGAQKIFNKELKAIKSKMKQARDEIEAQFPEMLLKAAKKMPKTHIPKLKAINDSNLYQAKLLDEAKKKAVGAEILDTHKVLIHTCKTIKEVESEALNKKALKDVSWEAAVLKRES